In Tumebacillus amylolyticus, the genomic stretch CGGCGGGTTGGTCATGCGATAGAATTGGTATATATGTAAAGGAGATGGAGCGATGCGCGTACTACTCATGACGGCGGTGTCCGTCGAGCAAGAAGCGGTCTTGCGCGGACTGCAAGGCGCTGAAAACTTCGACGTTCAACTGGCGGGCGTCGGCCCGATTCAAGCTGCAATCAACACGACGAAAGTGTTGGAATCTGCAAAGTCCCCCTATGACTTGGTGATCAGCGCCGGCATTGCAGGCGGTTTTGTAGGACGAGCAGAAGTCGGCTCCATCGTGGTGTCCACCGAGATCATCGCCGCCGATCTGGGAGCGGAGACCCCCGAAGGGTTCAGTTCCTTGGACGAGCTGGGATTCGGCGCGACCCGCGTGCCGGTCAACCCCGACTTGGCAAAAAAGGTCATGGAAGCTCTGCAAACAGCGGGACTCCAAGCCCAATCCGGCCCGGTGCTCACGCTCTCGACCGTAACCGGCACCGCAGAAACGGCCGCTCAATTGGCGGCGCGAATTCCCGGAGCGGCCGCAGAAGGCATGGAAGGCTACGGAGTCGCTCTCGCCGCACACGAGCGTGGCATCCCCGTTCTCGAACTTCGCACCATCTCGAACCCGGTCGGTCCTCGTGACCGCGCCGCTTGGAAAATAAAAGACGCGCTGGTCGCACTCGAATCCGCCAGCCGCGTGTTAGTGGAGGTACTCCGATGAAAATTGCATACTCCCCCTGCCCGAACGACACGTTCGTTTTTCACGCATGGGCGCATGGTTTGATCGAGGGCGCACCCGAACTCGATGTGACCTACGCAGACATTGACATCACCAACGGACTGGCGGCGAACTCCACCGACTTGGACGTGATCAAAATTTCCTACGCCGCGCTCCCGTGGGTTTTGGAAAATTACGCACTCCTGCCGTGCGGCGGTGCTCTGGGTCGAGGCTGCGGCCCGCTGGTTCTCAGCGCCAACGCCGAAACTGCGAACAACCCCGCAGCCCTCTCCGGCAAAAAAGTAGCCGTGCCGAGCGAGCGCTCCACCGCCTACTTGTTGTTCCGCCTCTGGGCGGCACAAAACGTCCCCGGCGGCGTCGGCGAAATCGTCGTGATGCCGTTCCACGAGATCATGCCCGCCGTGCGCGACGGCAAAATTGACGCGGGCCTCGTCATCCACGAAGCGCGCTTCACCTACCCCCAATACGGCCTGACGCAACTGGTCGACTTGGGCAACTGGTGGGAATCGGACACCGGACTGCCGATTCCGCTGGGTGCGATCGTTGCGCGCCGCGACCTTGATCGAAACGCGATCACCGACTGGGTACGGCAATCGGTCGAATACGCGTGGGCACATCCGGAAGTTTCGAAGGACTACATCATGTGCCACGCCCAAGAACTCTCCCCCGAAGTCGCCCAACAGCACATCGACCTCTACGTCAACGAATTCACCCGAGACCTCGGCGACAAAGGATACGAAGCCATCACCGGCCTCCTCACACGCGCCGCCGAAGAAGGACTCGTGCCGAAGTTCGACCTTTCAAAGCTTCGATAAAAAAGAGACCATCCCGTCAGCGTGCGGGATGGCCTCTTTTTTTTCAAGACTCGAAGTACAGGTGGTGGTGCAACTGACACCCCGGATTAAACCCCGCCCCGCACTGCGGGCACTTCGACTCGCAATTTTTGTACTCGTTCACCGTCAACACATGCCCGCAACTCCCGCACAGCACGGCGGGTTCGTCAAACCGCGACTTCGGCCACGGCTTCGGCGGGTGGTCGGCCGTTTCGAGGTGGCATTCGTAGCAGGGGTAGTACCGCTCACAGCACCCGAACTTCAACGCGATCACATCGAGTTCGGAGTGATAGTGCTTGCATCGCGTCTCGTCATCGACTTCGACGCCGTAGACTTTGGGACGAACCATCGGCAACGGCTCACCG encodes the following:
- a CDS encoding futalosine hydrolase — protein: MRVLLMTAVSVEQEAVLRGLQGAENFDVQLAGVGPIQAAINTTKVLESAKSPYDLVISAGIAGGFVGRAEVGSIVVSTEIIAADLGAETPEGFSSLDELGFGATRVPVNPDLAKKVMEALQTAGLQAQSGPVLTLSTVTGTAETAAQLAARIPGAAAEGMEGYGVALAAHERGIPVLELRTISNPVGPRDRAAWKIKDALVALESASRVLVEVLR
- a CDS encoding 1,4-dihydroxy-6-naphthoate synthase, translating into MKIAYSPCPNDTFVFHAWAHGLIEGAPELDVTYADIDITNGLAANSTDLDVIKISYAALPWVLENYALLPCGGALGRGCGPLVLSANAETANNPAALSGKKVAVPSERSTAYLLFRLWAAQNVPGGVGEIVVMPFHEIMPAVRDGKIDAGLVIHEARFTYPQYGLTQLVDLGNWWESDTGLPIPLGAIVARRDLDRNAITDWVRQSVEYAWAHPEVSKDYIMCHAQELSPEVAQQHIDLYVNEFTRDLGDKGYEAITGLLTRAAEEGLVPKFDLSKLR